Proteins from a genomic interval of Scophthalmus maximus strain ysfricsl-2021 chromosome 22, ASM2237912v1, whole genome shotgun sequence:
- the LOC118291900 gene encoding POU domain, class 2, transcription factor 2 isoform X3 has translation MFVPLPVPFVFQRTASDFSAWRLKSSLAPRSSPDIRMSKAGEEEKPGAEYPGDSSDSDRNSPDDQVQPMKTSPYSLSPTPAGSKVKSEESSEMIHSTAPPATPSQQQQQQQQQQQQQQQQQQQQQQQQQQQAQHHHTQLMLAGSQLAGLAALLPAQQQLLLQQAQAQLLAAAVQQSNAAAHAAHAAHAAAQQQANQQHQQQQQNQSQSQQQQQPIKQEQTVQAPPQMTMSQPIQLTAQDIQQLLQLQQLVLMPGHHLQSPAQFLLPQPAQAQQPQQGLLSTPNLIQLPQPSPGGLLTSPPRLGLQAQREKSGDAVGGSGGGGSIGATGSGGVVTSVGATSASSSAMSSSMTSSLTPGGHVGHMGEEPSDLEELEQFARTFKQRRIKLGFTQGDVGVAMGKLYGNDFSQTTISRFEALNLSFKNMCKLKPLLEKWLSDAETMAVDSMLPSPSSLSSPLLGIEGLPGRRRKKRTSIETNVRVMLERNFHTNQKPTSEEILLMAEQLNMEKEVIRVWFCNRRQKEKRINPSSSTTPPLPSQTSPVVTHKAPCYSQHMMSSHGLSQVTTSLSTTAASSSPSASCPMTPVSSAAVGSSSSSVTPPPHSTASPAPPGLGAHGLNAGNTLMGVSTGMNQALIGSNPLATMQVTRLLCEADDVSL, from the exons atATCAGGATGTCtaaagcaggagaggaggagaagcccGGGGCTGAATATCCAGGGGACAGTTCAG aCTCTGACAGAAACAGCCCTGATGACCAG GTCCAGCCAATGAAAACCAGCCCCTACAGCCTCTCTCCCACCCCGGCTGGCAGCAAG GTAAAGAGCGAGGAGAGCTCAGAGATGATCCACAGCACTGCTCCTCCTGCAACTCcctcccaacaacaacaacaacaacagcagcaacaacaacaacaacaacaacaacaacaacagcagcaacaacaacaacagcaacaggcCCAGCACCACCACACCCAGCTGATGCTGGCTGGCAGTCAGCTCGCAGGG cTCGCCGCTCTCCTCCCggcccagcagcagctgctcctgcagcaggcTCAGGCTCAGCTCCTGGCGGCCGCCGTTCAGCAGTCGAACGCCGCCGCTCACGCCGCCCACGCCGCCCACGCCGCCGCGCAGCAACAGGCCAACcagcaacatcagcagcagcagcagaaccaatcacagtcgcagcagcagcagcagccaatcaaaCAGGAGCAAACAGTCCAAGCCCCGCCGCAGATGACCATGTCGCAGCCAATCCAGCTCACAGCGCAG gacatccagcagctgctgcagctccagcagctggtgTTGATGCCGGGTCACCACCTCCAGTCCCCTGCCCAGTTCCTCCTGCCTCAGCCCGCTCAGgctcagcagccacagcagG GTTTGCTTTCGACACCAAATCTGATCCAGCTACCTCAGCCAAGCCCGGGGGGGCTACTGACATCCCCACCTCGCCTGGGACTCCAAGCACAG agagagaagagcggcGATGCGGTCGGtggaagcggcggcggcggctctaTAGGTGCGACCGGCAGCGGCGGCGTGGTGACGTCCGTCGGAGCGACCTCCGCGTCCAGCAGCGCCATGTCCTCCTCGATGACCTCCAGCTTGACCCCTGGAGGCCACGTGGGTCACATGGGGGAAGAGCCCAGcgacctggaggagctggagcagttTGCTCGCACCTTCAAGCAGCGACGCATCAAGCTGGGATTCACACAG gGAGACGTCGGCGTTGCCATGGGCAAACTGTACGGCAACGACTTCAGCCAGACGACCATCTCCCGCTTCGAAGCTCTGAACCTCAGCTTCAAGAACATGTGCAAGCTGAAGCCGCTGCTGGAGAAGTGGCTGAGTGACGCAG aaACCATGGCGGTCGACAGCATGCTGcccagcccctcctccctctcctccccgttGCTGGGGATCGAGGGGCTGCCCGGCCGACGCAGGAAGAAACGCACCAGCATCGAGACCAACGTGCGCGTGATGCTGGAGCGCAACTTCCACACG AACCAGAAGCCCACGTCGGAGGAGATCCTGCTGATGGCCGAGCAGCTCAACATGGAGAAGGAGGTGATTCGCGTCTGGTTCTGCAACCGCCGGCAGAAGGAGAAGCGCATCAACCCGTCCAGCAGCACCACCCCTCCCCTGCCCAGCCAGACCTCGCCCGTGGTGACGCACAAAGCCCCCTGCTACAGCCAGCACATG aTGTCGAGTCACGGCCTGTCCCAGGTCACCACCAGCCTCAGCACAACAG ctgCCAGTTCGTCACCGTCAGCATCCTGCCCCATGACGCCCGTCAGCTCGGCCGCGGTCGgatccagctcctcctccgtgACTCCCCCGCCTCATAGCACAGCCAGCCCCGCCCCTCCGGGCCTCGGGGCCCACGGCCTCAACGCTGG GAACACATTGATGGGAGTAAGCACAGGGATGAACCAGGCCCTCATTGGCAGCAATCCCCTGGCCACAATgcaag TTACGAGGCTCCTGTGTGAAGCTGATGATGTGTCGCTCTGA
- the LOC118291900 gene encoding POU domain, class 2, transcription factor 2 isoform X4, translated as MFVPLPVPFVFQRTASDFSAWRLKSSLAPRSSPDIRMSKAGEEEKPGAEYPGDSSDSDRNSPDDQVQPMKTSPYSLSPTPAGSKVKSEESSEMIHSTAPPATPSQQQQQQQQQQQQQQQQQQQQQQQQQQQAQHHHTQLMLAGSQLAGLAALLPAQQQLLLQQAQAQLLAAAVQQSNAAAHAAHAAHAAAQQQANQQHQQQQQNQSQSQQQQQPIKQEQTVQAPPQMTMSQPIQLTAQDIQQLLQLQQLVLMPGHHLQSPAQFLLPQPAQAQQPQQGLLSTPNLIQLPQPSPGGLLTSPPRLGLQAQREKSGDAVGGSGGGGSIGATGSGGVVTSVGATSASSSAMSSSMTSSLTPGGHVGHMGEEPSDLEELEQFARTFKQRRIKLGFTQGDVGVAMGKLYGNDFSQTTISRFEALNLSFKNMCKLKPLLEKWLSDAETMAVDSMLPSPSSLSSPLLGIEGLPGRRRKKRTSIETNVRVMLERNFHTNQKPTSEEILLMAEQLNMEKEVIRVWFCNRRQKEKRINPSSSTTPPLPSQTSPVVTHKAPCYSQHMMSSHGLSQVTTSLSTTAASSSPSASCPMTPVSSAAVGSSSSSVTPPPHSTASPAPPGLGAHGLNAGYEAPV; from the exons atATCAGGATGTCtaaagcaggagaggaggagaagcccGGGGCTGAATATCCAGGGGACAGTTCAG aCTCTGACAGAAACAGCCCTGATGACCAG GTCCAGCCAATGAAAACCAGCCCCTACAGCCTCTCTCCCACCCCGGCTGGCAGCAAG GTAAAGAGCGAGGAGAGCTCAGAGATGATCCACAGCACTGCTCCTCCTGCAACTCcctcccaacaacaacaacaacaacagcagcaacaacaacaacaacaacaacaacaacaacagcagcaacaacaacaacagcaacaggcCCAGCACCACCACACCCAGCTGATGCTGGCTGGCAGTCAGCTCGCAGGG cTCGCCGCTCTCCTCCCggcccagcagcagctgctcctgcagcaggcTCAGGCTCAGCTCCTGGCGGCCGCCGTTCAGCAGTCGAACGCCGCCGCTCACGCCGCCCACGCCGCCCACGCCGCCGCGCAGCAACAGGCCAACcagcaacatcagcagcagcagcagaaccaatcacagtcgcagcagcagcagcagccaatcaaaCAGGAGCAAACAGTCCAAGCCCCGCCGCAGATGACCATGTCGCAGCCAATCCAGCTCACAGCGCAG gacatccagcagctgctgcagctccagcagctggtgTTGATGCCGGGTCACCACCTCCAGTCCCCTGCCCAGTTCCTCCTGCCTCAGCCCGCTCAGgctcagcagccacagcagG GTTTGCTTTCGACACCAAATCTGATCCAGCTACCTCAGCCAAGCCCGGGGGGGCTACTGACATCCCCACCTCGCCTGGGACTCCAAGCACAG agagagaagagcggcGATGCGGTCGGtggaagcggcggcggcggctctaTAGGTGCGACCGGCAGCGGCGGCGTGGTGACGTCCGTCGGAGCGACCTCCGCGTCCAGCAGCGCCATGTCCTCCTCGATGACCTCCAGCTTGACCCCTGGAGGCCACGTGGGTCACATGGGGGAAGAGCCCAGcgacctggaggagctggagcagttTGCTCGCACCTTCAAGCAGCGACGCATCAAGCTGGGATTCACACAG gGAGACGTCGGCGTTGCCATGGGCAAACTGTACGGCAACGACTTCAGCCAGACGACCATCTCCCGCTTCGAAGCTCTGAACCTCAGCTTCAAGAACATGTGCAAGCTGAAGCCGCTGCTGGAGAAGTGGCTGAGTGACGCAG aaACCATGGCGGTCGACAGCATGCTGcccagcccctcctccctctcctccccgttGCTGGGGATCGAGGGGCTGCCCGGCCGACGCAGGAAGAAACGCACCAGCATCGAGACCAACGTGCGCGTGATGCTGGAGCGCAACTTCCACACG AACCAGAAGCCCACGTCGGAGGAGATCCTGCTGATGGCCGAGCAGCTCAACATGGAGAAGGAGGTGATTCGCGTCTGGTTCTGCAACCGCCGGCAGAAGGAGAAGCGCATCAACCCGTCCAGCAGCACCACCCCTCCCCTGCCCAGCCAGACCTCGCCCGTGGTGACGCACAAAGCCCCCTGCTACAGCCAGCACATG aTGTCGAGTCACGGCCTGTCCCAGGTCACCACCAGCCTCAGCACAACAG ctgCCAGTTCGTCACCGTCAGCATCCTGCCCCATGACGCCCGTCAGCTCGGCCGCGGTCGgatccagctcctcctccgtgACTCCCCCGCCTCATAGCACAGCCAGCCCCGCCCCTCCGGGCCTCGGGGCCCACGGCCTCAACGCTGG TTACGAGGCTCCTGTGTGA
- the LOC118291900 gene encoding POU domain, class 2, transcription factor 1 isoform X1, with the protein MFVPLPVPFVFQRTASDFSAWRLKSSLAPRSSPDIRMSKAGEEEKPGAEYPGDSSDSDRNSPDDQVQPMKTSPYSLSPTPAGSKVKSEESSEMIHSTAPPATPSQQQQQQQQQQQQQQQQQQQQQQQQQQQAQHHHTQLMLAGSQLAGLAALLPAQQQLLLQQAQAQLLAAAVQQSNAAAHAAHAAHAAAQQQANQQHQQQQQNQSQSQQQQQPIKQEQTVQAPPQMTMSQPIQLTAQDIQQLLQLQQLVLMPGHHLQSPAQFLLPQPAQAQQPQQGLLSTPNLIQLPQPSPGGLLTSPPRLGLQAQREKSGDAVGGSGGGGSIGATGSGGVVTSVGATSASSSAMSSSMTSSLTPGGHVGHMGEEPSDLEELEQFARTFKQRRIKLGFTQGDVGVAMGKLYGNDFSQTTISRFEALNLSFKNMCKLKPLLEKWLSDAETMAVDSMLPSPSSLSSPLLGIEGLPGRRRKKRTSIETNVRVMLERNFHTNQKPTSEEILLMAEQLNMEKEVIRVWFCNRRQKEKRINPSSSTTPPLPSQTSPVVTHKAPCYSQHMMSSHGLSQVTTSLSTTAASSSPSASCPMTPVSSAAVGSSSSSVTPPPHSTASPAPPGLGAHGLNAGNTLMGVSTGMNQALIGSNPLATMQALAASGGQLPITSLDGSAVHNMLLGGSGVPPSLRSSLFLNRPTLLPMVTSSMVTASTPSLGLVSSSAGGVPRPSFSQSPQPGAGDLMSPTSCPEESASPCSSPASFCSFSEASPPPLGGAMAE; encoded by the exons atATCAGGATGTCtaaagcaggagaggaggagaagcccGGGGCTGAATATCCAGGGGACAGTTCAG aCTCTGACAGAAACAGCCCTGATGACCAG GTCCAGCCAATGAAAACCAGCCCCTACAGCCTCTCTCCCACCCCGGCTGGCAGCAAG GTAAAGAGCGAGGAGAGCTCAGAGATGATCCACAGCACTGCTCCTCCTGCAACTCcctcccaacaacaacaacaacaacagcagcaacaacaacaacaacaacaacaacaacaacagcagcaacaacaacaacagcaacaggcCCAGCACCACCACACCCAGCTGATGCTGGCTGGCAGTCAGCTCGCAGGG cTCGCCGCTCTCCTCCCggcccagcagcagctgctcctgcagcaggcTCAGGCTCAGCTCCTGGCGGCCGCCGTTCAGCAGTCGAACGCCGCCGCTCACGCCGCCCACGCCGCCCACGCCGCCGCGCAGCAACAGGCCAACcagcaacatcagcagcagcagcagaaccaatcacagtcgcagcagcagcagcagccaatcaaaCAGGAGCAAACAGTCCAAGCCCCGCCGCAGATGACCATGTCGCAGCCAATCCAGCTCACAGCGCAG gacatccagcagctgctgcagctccagcagctggtgTTGATGCCGGGTCACCACCTCCAGTCCCCTGCCCAGTTCCTCCTGCCTCAGCCCGCTCAGgctcagcagccacagcagG GTTTGCTTTCGACACCAAATCTGATCCAGCTACCTCAGCCAAGCCCGGGGGGGCTACTGACATCCCCACCTCGCCTGGGACTCCAAGCACAG agagagaagagcggcGATGCGGTCGGtggaagcggcggcggcggctctaTAGGTGCGACCGGCAGCGGCGGCGTGGTGACGTCCGTCGGAGCGACCTCCGCGTCCAGCAGCGCCATGTCCTCCTCGATGACCTCCAGCTTGACCCCTGGAGGCCACGTGGGTCACATGGGGGAAGAGCCCAGcgacctggaggagctggagcagttTGCTCGCACCTTCAAGCAGCGACGCATCAAGCTGGGATTCACACAG gGAGACGTCGGCGTTGCCATGGGCAAACTGTACGGCAACGACTTCAGCCAGACGACCATCTCCCGCTTCGAAGCTCTGAACCTCAGCTTCAAGAACATGTGCAAGCTGAAGCCGCTGCTGGAGAAGTGGCTGAGTGACGCAG aaACCATGGCGGTCGACAGCATGCTGcccagcccctcctccctctcctccccgttGCTGGGGATCGAGGGGCTGCCCGGCCGACGCAGGAAGAAACGCACCAGCATCGAGACCAACGTGCGCGTGATGCTGGAGCGCAACTTCCACACG AACCAGAAGCCCACGTCGGAGGAGATCCTGCTGATGGCCGAGCAGCTCAACATGGAGAAGGAGGTGATTCGCGTCTGGTTCTGCAACCGCCGGCAGAAGGAGAAGCGCATCAACCCGTCCAGCAGCACCACCCCTCCCCTGCCCAGCCAGACCTCGCCCGTGGTGACGCACAAAGCCCCCTGCTACAGCCAGCACATG aTGTCGAGTCACGGCCTGTCCCAGGTCACCACCAGCCTCAGCACAACAG ctgCCAGTTCGTCACCGTCAGCATCCTGCCCCATGACGCCCGTCAGCTCGGCCGCGGTCGgatccagctcctcctccgtgACTCCCCCGCCTCATAGCACAGCCAGCCCCGCCCCTCCGGGCCTCGGGGCCCACGGCCTCAACGCTGG GAACACATTGATGGGAGTAAGCACAGGGATGAACCAGGCCCTCATTGGCAGCAATCCCCTGGCCACAATgcaag CCCTGGCAGCCAGCGGCGGGCAGCTGCCCATCACCAGCCTCGACGGAAGCGCAGTCCACAACATGCTGCTGGGCGGATCTGGTGTCCCCCCGTCTCTTCGCTCCTCCCTGTTCCTCAACCGCCCCACTCTCCTCCCCATGGTGACCAGCTCCATGGTAACGGCCTCCACGCCCTCCCTGGGACTGGTCAGCAGCAGCGCCGGGGGTGTCCCGAGGCCCTCCTTCTCCCAGTCCCCGCAGCCCGGTGCCGGCGACCTCATGAGCCCGACCTCGTGCCCCGAGGAGTCCGCTTCTCCCTGTTCCAGTCCCGCCTCTTTCTGTTCCTTCAGCGAAGCCTCGCCGCCGCCACTGGGAGGGGCCATGGCCGAGTGA
- the LOC118291900 gene encoding POU domain, class 2, transcription factor 1 isoform X2, with the protein MEGRWPEGGLRPCPSPCPFTPISSSHGFKDEDIRMSKAGEEEKPGAEYPGDSSDSDRNSPDDQVQPMKTSPYSLSPTPAGSKVKSEESSEMIHSTAPPATPSQQQQQQQQQQQQQQQQQQQQQQQQQQQAQHHHTQLMLAGSQLAGLAALLPAQQQLLLQQAQAQLLAAAVQQSNAAAHAAHAAHAAAQQQANQQHQQQQQNQSQSQQQQQPIKQEQTVQAPPQMTMSQPIQLTAQDIQQLLQLQQLVLMPGHHLQSPAQFLLPQPAQAQQPQQGLLSTPNLIQLPQPSPGGLLTSPPRLGLQAQREKSGDAVGGSGGGGSIGATGSGGVVTSVGATSASSSAMSSSMTSSLTPGGHVGHMGEEPSDLEELEQFARTFKQRRIKLGFTQGDVGVAMGKLYGNDFSQTTISRFEALNLSFKNMCKLKPLLEKWLSDAETMAVDSMLPSPSSLSSPLLGIEGLPGRRRKKRTSIETNVRVMLERNFHTNQKPTSEEILLMAEQLNMEKEVIRVWFCNRRQKEKRINPSSSTTPPLPSQTSPVVTHKAPCYSQHMMSSHGLSQVTTSLSTTAASSSPSASCPMTPVSSAAVGSSSSSVTPPPHSTASPAPPGLGAHGLNAGNTLMGVSTGMNQALIGSNPLATMQALAASGGQLPITSLDGSAVHNMLLGGSGVPPSLRSSLFLNRPTLLPMVTSSMVTASTPSLGLVSSSAGGVPRPSFSQSPQPGAGDLMSPTSCPEESASPCSSPASFCSFSEASPPPLGGAMAE; encoded by the exons atATCAGGATGTCtaaagcaggagaggaggagaagcccGGGGCTGAATATCCAGGGGACAGTTCAG aCTCTGACAGAAACAGCCCTGATGACCAG GTCCAGCCAATGAAAACCAGCCCCTACAGCCTCTCTCCCACCCCGGCTGGCAGCAAG GTAAAGAGCGAGGAGAGCTCAGAGATGATCCACAGCACTGCTCCTCCTGCAACTCcctcccaacaacaacaacaacaacagcagcaacaacaacaacaacaacaacaacaacaacagcagcaacaacaacaacagcaacaggcCCAGCACCACCACACCCAGCTGATGCTGGCTGGCAGTCAGCTCGCAGGG cTCGCCGCTCTCCTCCCggcccagcagcagctgctcctgcagcaggcTCAGGCTCAGCTCCTGGCGGCCGCCGTTCAGCAGTCGAACGCCGCCGCTCACGCCGCCCACGCCGCCCACGCCGCCGCGCAGCAACAGGCCAACcagcaacatcagcagcagcagcagaaccaatcacagtcgcagcagcagcagcagccaatcaaaCAGGAGCAAACAGTCCAAGCCCCGCCGCAGATGACCATGTCGCAGCCAATCCAGCTCACAGCGCAG gacatccagcagctgctgcagctccagcagctggtgTTGATGCCGGGTCACCACCTCCAGTCCCCTGCCCAGTTCCTCCTGCCTCAGCCCGCTCAGgctcagcagccacagcagG GTTTGCTTTCGACACCAAATCTGATCCAGCTACCTCAGCCAAGCCCGGGGGGGCTACTGACATCCCCACCTCGCCTGGGACTCCAAGCACAG agagagaagagcggcGATGCGGTCGGtggaagcggcggcggcggctctaTAGGTGCGACCGGCAGCGGCGGCGTGGTGACGTCCGTCGGAGCGACCTCCGCGTCCAGCAGCGCCATGTCCTCCTCGATGACCTCCAGCTTGACCCCTGGAGGCCACGTGGGTCACATGGGGGAAGAGCCCAGcgacctggaggagctggagcagttTGCTCGCACCTTCAAGCAGCGACGCATCAAGCTGGGATTCACACAG gGAGACGTCGGCGTTGCCATGGGCAAACTGTACGGCAACGACTTCAGCCAGACGACCATCTCCCGCTTCGAAGCTCTGAACCTCAGCTTCAAGAACATGTGCAAGCTGAAGCCGCTGCTGGAGAAGTGGCTGAGTGACGCAG aaACCATGGCGGTCGACAGCATGCTGcccagcccctcctccctctcctccccgttGCTGGGGATCGAGGGGCTGCCCGGCCGACGCAGGAAGAAACGCACCAGCATCGAGACCAACGTGCGCGTGATGCTGGAGCGCAACTTCCACACG AACCAGAAGCCCACGTCGGAGGAGATCCTGCTGATGGCCGAGCAGCTCAACATGGAGAAGGAGGTGATTCGCGTCTGGTTCTGCAACCGCCGGCAGAAGGAGAAGCGCATCAACCCGTCCAGCAGCACCACCCCTCCCCTGCCCAGCCAGACCTCGCCCGTGGTGACGCACAAAGCCCCCTGCTACAGCCAGCACATG aTGTCGAGTCACGGCCTGTCCCAGGTCACCACCAGCCTCAGCACAACAG ctgCCAGTTCGTCACCGTCAGCATCCTGCCCCATGACGCCCGTCAGCTCGGCCGCGGTCGgatccagctcctcctccgtgACTCCCCCGCCTCATAGCACAGCCAGCCCCGCCCCTCCGGGCCTCGGGGCCCACGGCCTCAACGCTGG GAACACATTGATGGGAGTAAGCACAGGGATGAACCAGGCCCTCATTGGCAGCAATCCCCTGGCCACAATgcaag CCCTGGCAGCCAGCGGCGGGCAGCTGCCCATCACCAGCCTCGACGGAAGCGCAGTCCACAACATGCTGCTGGGCGGATCTGGTGTCCCCCCGTCTCTTCGCTCCTCCCTGTTCCTCAACCGCCCCACTCTCCTCCCCATGGTGACCAGCTCCATGGTAACGGCCTCCACGCCCTCCCTGGGACTGGTCAGCAGCAGCGCCGGGGGTGTCCCGAGGCCCTCCTTCTCCCAGTCCCCGCAGCCCGGTGCCGGCGACCTCATGAGCCCGACCTCGTGCCCCGAGGAGTCCGCTTCTCCCTGTTCCAGTCCCGCCTCTTTCTGTTCCTTCAGCGAAGCCTCGCCGCCGCCACTGGGAGGGGCCATGGCCGAGTGA